From the Candidatus Delongbacteria bacterium genome, the window AAGATCTGCATTATACAATTATCTTTTTGCAAAAAAAAATAATGGCACAATGATTTTGCGTATTGAAGATACTGACCAGTCAAGACTTGTTGAAGGTGCTGTGGATAACCTTTTAAGCAGTATGGAATGGGCTGGTATTAAATTTGATGAAGGTCCCCATGTTGGTGGAGATTTCGGTCCCTATGTTCAGAGCGAAAGAACTGAATTATACAGAAAATATGCTGAAGAGTTGATGGAAAAAGGGTTTGCATACAAATGTTTTTGCACGAGTGATGATCTGGAGAAAATGAGAGAAGAACAATTACAACAAAATGTACCACAACCTCAATATGACAGAAGATGTAGAAATCTGACTCAGGAACAGATTGATAATAAAATAAAAAATGGCGAAAAATATACTGTAAGATTGAAAGTACCACTTACCAAAGATAAGGTGGAATTTACAGATATGGTTTATGGGAATATTGCTGTTGACTCTGATACAATAGCCGATCAAGTGCTTTTAAAGAGTGATGGTTTTCCGACATATCACCTTGCTAACATAGTTGATGACCATTTGATGGAAATTTCTCATGTGATAAGAGGTGAGGAGTGGATTCCTTCAACACCTTTACATGTTGTTCTATACAAAGCCTTTGGCTGGGAATCACCTAAATTTTGTCATTTACCGCTTCTTGTAAACAGTGAAAGAAAAAAATTATCAAAAAGACACGGTGATGTTAGTGTGGAAAGTTTCAAAGAAAAAGGAATTCTTGAGGAAGCGTTGATAAATTATGTTTCTTTGCTTGGTTGGCATCCATCTGGAGACAGAGAGGTTTTCAGAATGGAAGAACTCATTGCAGAGTTTTCCGCAGAAAGAATTAGCAAAAGTTCTGCAGTTTTTGATTATGTCAAATTAGACTGGATGAATTCACAATATTTAAAAGATGCTGATAATGAAAGAATTTATAACATAATTGCAAATCATATTAAGGGTTCTGATAAAGAAGTGGAAAATAAGTCAAAGTGGCTTTTGATAATAGAAGCTTTAAAATCCAGAGTACAAAAAGCCGCAGATATTGTTTTGGAAGCTGAGCTCTTTTTCAATGAAGCAGTTATTTCGGAGGAATTATTAGATTCGATGGTAATGGTTGAATCTACTCAACTTTTATTAAATGAATTGATCAATAAAGTTGATACAGTTGAGTTTAATGGTAAGAATATCACAGCTCTAATGAATTCTATAGGTAAAGAAAACAAAATAAAAGGTAAAATGCTATGGATGCCCGTAAGAATCGTACTTACTGGACAAGAGCATGGTCCTGATCTTGATAAAATGATTGATATTTTCGGTAAAGATGAGTTCATTAAAAGAACAAAGGCTTGTATTAGATAGTGTTGAAACAAGTAAAGTATTTTTTTGTTTCAGAAAATCTTAGGTCGGGGAGAAGATAAATTTTCCCCTATCTAAAATTCAAGTAAGGAGTTGACATGTCTAGAGTTAGACCTACCTGGGATCAATATTTTATGGAAGTTATGAATGCTGTTGCAAAAAGATCTACTTGTGACAGGGGAATGGTTGGTTGTGTAATTGCGAGAGATTCACAGATTTTAGCAACCGGATACGCTGGAGCACCAAAAGCTTTGCCTCATTGTGACGATGTAGGTCATCAGATGAAAAAAATTGTTCATGAAGATGGTAATATCACTGAGCATTGTGTACGAACTGTTCATGCCGAACAAAATGCTATATGCCAAGCTGCCAAATTAGGTGTTTCCATAGATGGTGCTACACTGTATTGTAGAATGACTCCATGTAGAACTTGTGCAATGTTAATAATAAATTGCGGTATAAAAAGGGTTGTATGTGAAAAAAAATACCATGCAGGTGTCGAAAGTGAAGAGATGTTTAAATTAGCTGGTATTGAAGTTGAATACTTTAATGATGAGGTTCAGAGTTATAAGTGATTCCAAGAGAACAGATAGATAGAGTGCTTCAAAGCACTAATATAGTTGACGTAATCTCTGATAGAATTGAGCTTAGACGATCGGGTTCAAATTTTAAGGGTCGTTGTCCCTTTCATGATGAGAAAACTGCTTCCTTTATGGTTTCAGAGCAAAAGCAGATTTTTAAATGTTTTGGTTGTGGAATTTCCGGTAATGTTATCAAATTTGTTTCTGAATATGACCGTATTCCATGGCAGGACGCAGTAAGAGGGCTTGCCCAAAAAGCAGGTATAGAATTAACAGAAAAATATAGTGGGGATGTAAAATCAAGAGATGTTATTTTAGAAGCAAAAAAACTTCTAAAACAGATCACCGATATTTATTATAATAATCTACTTAAAGAGATGGAAAATGAAGACGGCGTTGTTTCTCAGTTTTTAAAAAAAAGGAGACTTACTAAAGCTGCTGTTGATTATTTTAAGATAGGTTACGCTCCCGATAACTGGAATTTTATATCAAATAATAGGGACATAATTAATAGTTATGATTTAGATCTTTTAGTTCGAAATGGTATTGTAAAATTGAATGAATTTGGTAAACCTTATGATTTTTTCAGAGGGAGAGTAATGTTTCCAATTTATGACATTACCGGTGATGTTATAGCCTTCAGTGGAAGAGATATTTTCGATAATAAAGACACTGCAAAATACTTAAATTCCCCTGAGTCTCCACTGTATAATAAAGGAGCTACATTTTTTGGGCTTTATCATTCCCTCGGGAAGATAAGGCAAACTTCATCAGCTGTTTTAGTTGAAGGTAATATTGATCAAGTTTCTCTTTTTATGGGTGGGATGGAAAATGTGATTGCTTTGTGCGGAACTGGTTTAACAAAAGATCATGTTAAAATTCTGAAAAGAAATGTAGAACGTGTAGTCATTATGTTTGATGGGGATAGTGCTGGGTTTAAATCTTCAGTAAGATCATCCTTGATGATTTTGGATGAAGGATTGAAAACTGAAATTATCATGATGCCTGATAATGAAGATCCTGACTCATACTTAAAGACTTATGGAATGAATAAATTGTTAGATTTAATGAATAATTATACATCTTTTGTAGAGTTTTTTATTAAAGTTAAAGGAGTTCCAAAAACACCAGAAGAGAAGATAAACCTGATAAGAGAATTTGGTGATTCAATATCTGAAGTTAAGCAAGATATAGTAAGGGATGTTCTAATTTCAGAGTTTTCAAAAGTACTTGGGCTGAACGAGACTTCGGTTAAAAAGGCTGTATCTGGAATTAAAAGAACTAAATTCAGAGAGATGAGTGAGGATACATTTTCGGATGAGACTGTTTATTCTAAAACATTTGGTCGTGATTTGGTTGAGTTTGGGTTAATATACCTCATGATAACAAGGGAAGAGTACCTTAAAAAAGCAATTAGATTGTTTACAGAAGATAATTTTTCTAATAAATTCGCAGCTCGACTTTTTTTTAAGATATTTGAACTTTATGAAGATGGGGAAACAGCAGATTTTGTTTTGCTTTTGAATGAGATAGAGGATGAAGGTCTGAAGAGTTTTTTTATAGATTTTTCCTCAAAACAGGAGGAAGAGTTTTTTTCTGATTCAAGTGAGACAGAAGTGAGATTAAGATATGCTTTCGAATACATGATAAATGTCATGGAAAATTATATTGTCGATGATATGAAAGAGAAAGTCAAAGAGCAGATTCAATTTGATGATGGTGAAAGTGACGACCTTTTAATGAAATTGTATCTTCAGAAAAAAAATCGAAATGTTATCAAATAGAGCAATAAAAAGTTTGTAATTTATGATTAATTTCATTATTAATGGTATTAGGGGCACAAAAAAGCATAAACCAATACAAAATTTATCATAATTAATAAATTATATTTGGAAGAGTGAAAAAAAAAATGTAACATTGAGGTCAAAAGTAATCAGGAGAACATTTATGGAGATTGCAGACAAAGTTGATAATATTGTAAACCTTCCGTTATTTTTCGGACTTAAAGATACAGATGTTAAGAGAATTGCCGATCAGTTTATAATATCAGATGTAAAAAAGAACAAGTTTTTGTTTGAAGAGGGCGTTGGTTCCCACTGGATATTTTTTGTTCTTCGAGGGAAAATAAAAGTTTTAGCTCATTCGGCAAGTGGGAAAGATGTCATTGTTAAACTTTCTACCGATAACGATCTGTTAACAGATAATGGTGTAATTTACAATAGTGACAGCGAGTACAATTACAGTGCTCAAGCACTGGAAGATTCAATTGTTGCTAAGGTTTCAGTAACTGATTTTAAGAATATGTTGAACACTTTTCCTGTTATTTCACTAAATCTTAATTCCCTTCTTGACAAATATCTTAGAGACTCATATTTAGTATTGAGAGACATGGCTTTAGAAAAAGTTGAAAGACGTATTGCTATAAATATCTTAAAACTAGCTAAAAGAACTGGTGTTAAGGTTAAGGAAGGTATTAAACTTCAAATCAAACTTTCAAGACAAGATATTGCCAATTTATCAGGTACTACGATTGAAACTGCTATCAGAGTAATGAGTAAATTGAAAAAAGATGGAATAATTTCTGAGGAAAAAGGTAGCATAACTATCACTCAAAGACACAGACTGGTTTCTATTGCTGAAGAATTTTAATAGGATCAAAGTATGGATCAAATTTCAGATTTTAAAAAGAAGTTCAAGACTGAAAAGTTCTACTTCATTCGATTAGCAGAACACTATTTCGAGAATGGTGAAATAAAGAAGTGTGAGAAGCTTATGACTGATTATGGTTATGAGTATGAGAATTTTGTAAGTGTTGATATTTTGAGAGCAAAGATTTTGCAGAAAAGTAAAAAATTTGAAGAATCTCTGACAATTCTTGAAAGACTAGCTGTATTAGAGCCAAAAAATCAATTGGTTTTTGAATTGATGGGTGAAGCTTATCTTGGTTTAGGAATATCTGAAAAGTATAGAGATTGTCTAAAAAAAATCTATGAAACAGATCCCTTTAACAAAAGCGTCAAAACATTACTTGGGTATGATAACAGAAAAAGTATTGTTGACTATGAGGAAACCAGCATCGGTAAATCTGATGAGAAAGTTGATCCAGAGTTTGAAGAAAACGAATTGGTCATAAAATCTGGGAGTAGTTATGCCAGTGATATGAGATCTCATAAAGAAGTATTGACAAATAAAAGAATTGAAGCACTTAAAAATTTCAAAAATAAGATTCACAGAAATGAAAATTTAAATGAGGATGATATTGAAAACAATCTTAAACCTCATGTTGACATAGTATCTCATTTTGAAGAGTTTGAAGAAAAGGAAGAAACTTTAAAGGGCTTAGATGATAATCTACAAAATGAAGAGATAAAAGTAGAAAATGATGTTATTCTTCCTGACCTTTCTATGGATAATGATCCTGCATATAACTTTAAAGAAATTGAAAAAGAGACCTCTAGCGAAATGAGTCCTGAAAAATCTGAGAGACCTAGCGATGACGTTGATGTTTTTGATCTTCTGGAGGAAGAGGTAACACCAAACGAGAAACTTGTTGAAGCTTCAGATGAATATAATGAAGAAGAGTTAAAGAAAATTATTCAGAAGAGTGCAATTCTGAATGAAGAGGAACTTTCTGAGTTTTCCCAAAGTGTAAAATTTTATAATGATATCGATCTTGTAGAGGAAGAGAGAGTTTTTTCAACTGAGAATGATGAAGAAGCCACAAATAGATTGGGTTTCATTGTCGATGAGGAGAGTAATTTTAAAAAAGTCGTAGTTGATAGTCTTGTCAAGCCTGATAAGAAGGTTCAAACAAAGAAACAGATCAAAATCGCAACCACAACTCTGGGTCAGATTTATGATGCTCAGGGGAAATATCAGGAAGCGAGAGATAATTATAAAGAAATGTTACAAAAAGACCCTAACAATATCGATTATAAAATTAAATTAGTAGATGCAGAGTTCAATATTGGGAGAACCAGAGTCGAAGAGGAGATGAATTATTATACTGCACTATTGGATAAATTTCCTGAAAATAAAAAATATCTTGATCGCTTTAAGAAATTTAAGGAAGAGTTAGATTATCTTAAAAAAGAGAGAGATGACAAAGTAAATAAGTTGAAGCAAAGATTAACATGAAGATGATTTTTTTGTTATTAATTTTACAATTTCTAGTTTCTGCTGAAATTTGTGAGATTAAGGATTATAATAGTATAAAGTTTGATGTTGATATTAAATTACCGCCAAAGAACTTTTTCCCCGAGATGGTAGAAGCTAAAGAAGAGAAACTGACAACCAATTATGATTCAGTTTATGTAAGCATTGATGGCTTTAGAATTCAATTATATAAAACTTCTGATTTTGCGGAAGCTAAGGAAAAAGAATCATATTTTAGAGAAGTTTTTATAGAAGATGAAGTAGTTCTAATATTCGAAGAACCTTTCTATAAAATTAGAGTTGGAAATTATAAAAGCAGAAATGAAGCTGATATTGTAAGAATTCGTCTAGAGAAAAATGGTTTTAGAAATGGTCTTGTTGTTCCAGATAAGATAAATATTCTTAAGCTTGAAAACCGGGAGTAATTTTGAAAGGAAAATTTATAACCTTTGAAGGTATAGATGGTTCCGGGAAAACAACTCAAGTAAATAAATTTTTAAAAGCATTAGAATCTAAAGGAATTGCTTATAAATTTTTTAGAGAACCCGGAGGAACAAGAATCGGTGAAAATCTTAGAGAGTTTCTTTTAGATAATAAAAATAATGATATGAAACCTGTAACCGAACTTTTGCTGTATTGTGCTTCAAGAGCTCAATTGGTTCCGGAAATTATTGATAACCTGGAAAAAGGTCTTTGGGTGGTTTGTGATCGTTTCATTGATTCAACCTTATGTTATCAGGGATATGGGAGAGGTTTAGATAAAGATTTTATCAGGAAAGCAAATGAGTTTGTTTGTTCAGGTAAATTTCCTGACGTTACATTCTATATAAAAATTGATTATAAGACTTCAATTGATAGACAGAGTGCTAGGAATGGGAAAAAGGACAGACTCGAAAATGAAGAAAGTGATTTTTTTTATAGGTTGATTGATGGTTTTGATTACATTGCAAGAGAGTACAACGAGAGAATTTCTGTTATTGATGGATCTTTGACAGAGGAGGAAGTGTTTAATGATGTACTATCACAATTGAGGATTAAAACCGGAGTGAATCTATGAAGCATATAATAATCAATCTGATATTTTTATTATCTTTATATTCAGTTGAAAATGACTATTACCAGGACTTAAGTAAATCAACAGATCTGTTCTTTGATGTATATAGTCAAATTAATTCTAAATATGTAGATCAAATTGTTCCGACCGAATTGATTGATATCGGAATCAAATCTATGCTTGAATCCCTAGATCCATACACTGTAATTCTTCAAGGCAACGAGAAGTCTCACTATGATGATTTAACTAATGGAAAGTATGGTGGAATAGGAATATATATTGGTGTCTCTGGTAAAGATAAAAGGCTTACTGTTATTTCGCCAATTGATGATACTCCTGCTTCAAAAGTTGGTCTTAGAGCTGGTGATCAGATATTTTATATTGATGATCTAAGTACTGACGGAATGACAACATCCGATGCTTCTAATTATCTAAGGGGTGATGAAGGATCTAGAGTAATTTTAAAAATAAAAAGAGCATCAGAAGACAAATTATTGGATTTTGAAATAATTCGAGAAACAATTAAAATTAACAATGTTCCATATTCAGCATTATTGGAAAATAATATAGCCTATATAAAAGTAAGTCAGTTTTCTCAGGGTACTCCCGATGATGTAAGAACAGAGTTGAAAAAATATATTGATCAGAATGCTTCTGGCGTTATTTTAGATTTGAGGTTTAATCCAGGTGGTCTTTTAAAAGCTGCTGTTGATATGTGCAATATTTTCGTTCCAAAAGGTCTGGAGATTGTGTCTACCAGAGGAAAAAATGATGTTGTGTTAAGCAGTTATAAAACTAATTCAGAACCGTTGGATACTGAAATACCTCTGGTTGTATTGATAAATGAATCTTCAGCATCTGCCTCTGAAATTGTAAGTGGTGCGATGCAGGATTATGATAGAGGAATAATTATTGGGCAAAACTCTTTTGGAAAAGGTCTTGTTCAGCAGATTTACTCTCTTACTGATACTTCAGCTATCAAAATTACCATTGCAAAATACTATACTCCTAGTGGCAGGTTAATCCAAAAAAAAGATTATTTCTCTGGAAGTGATGAAAAAGTAAGTGCTATAGAGGATTTTGAAACTGTTAAGAACAGAAGATTAGTCCATTCTGGAAATGGTATTGAGCCAGATGTATTTGTGGAAGCTAAAACTTTTAGTGAGTTTGTAGCTTATCTCAGGATGAAAAATGTGTTTACTGATTTTGTTTATGATTTTTACAAAGATAATAATGATTTCAATTATACTGGTATAGATGATGGTGTTTTTTCTGAGTTTAAATCTTATTCATTAAAATTCAATTCTGAGTTTAAAACTAAGTCTGAAATTGTACTAGACAGCATGGTGATAAGTTTGAAGGATGAAAATCTTCTCAAAGACTATTCCAAAGAGATAGAAACTTTAAGAGAAAAGTTTACAGATCACAAAACCTCTTTGTTTGATATAAATAGTGATGATATAAAAAATCTACTTGAGACTGAGTTTTCGGTTTACAATTATGGGAACAGTTCAAAATACACAATCTCATTGAGAGATGATCCTCAGGTTAAAAAAGCAGTAGAAATTCTTAATGATTTAAACAATTTCAAAACACTTCTTGGTTATGAGGAGAAATAAATGGCTGAAAGATATATTTCTTTGGCGAGACAGTCTATTGAAAATAAACTTGGGTTAATTGAGAAAGTTGATTCAAGTTTTGATGATCTGAAAAATATTGTTGGAGCTTTCTTTGTAACCCTAAAAATTGACAATGAACTTAGAGGTTGTATAGGATCCATGGAGGCTTACAGGTCTGTTTATGATGATATTGTTGGTAATGCTTTGAATGCGGCATTTAGAGATCCTCGATTTTTACCTTTGACCGCAGATGAGTATAAGAGATGCAAGATAGAAGTGTCCCAATTGTCTCCTAGAACAAAAATTTCATACAAATGCTACAGTGATTTAAAGGATATCATTAAGCCTAGTATACATGGAGTTTATTTGCAAAAAGGCTATAATTCTTCCACTTTCTTACCACAGGTTTGGGAAGAGCTAAATGATTTTGATCAATTTTTTTTCTATTTGTGCAAAAAGGGTAATTTGCAGTTTCAGGATTTAATGAATGGTGAAATAGAGATTTTTATTTATACAGTTAATATTTTTTCGGAGAATTAAATGAAGCCTGTAGCAATTTATTGTGAAAACAATGACAACTTTTATCAATTTGATCCAGGTACTACACTAGATGAAGCCCTTCAAAAAATAGATATTGATAAATCTGGTAAAATTGTTGGTGCAAGGGTCAACAATAAAATTAAAGATTTGTCTTATACAGTTTATAAACCCGAAAATATAAAGTTTATAGATTTACATGACCCTGATGGGAATAGAATGTATTTAAGATCTCTAACTTTTGTTTTAGAGAAAGCGGTCTTAGACCTATTTGGGAAAATAAAGTTTAAAGTTAAACATTCTGTTGCAAATGGCTTGTTTTGTGAAGTGGAAGGCGAGCGTTTTAAGTTAGATTCGAAAACTATTGAATCGTTAAAGAACAAAATGGAGTCAATTGTTAAAGATAATATACCTTTTTTCAGACATGAGATTCAAACAGAAAAAGCTATAAAAATTTTTGATGATTTCGGTTATACAGATAAAGCTGAATTGTTTAGATCTAGAAAAAATCTTTATTCCTCTGTTTATTATCTTGGCAATCTTCCTGGATATTTTTATGGTCATTTGGTTCCTTCAACCTCCTATCTTGAGGTGTTTGACTTGATGGCTTATCAGGATGGTATTTTATTGATGTATCCTGATACTTCAGATATTACGAAAGTGAAACCATTTGTCAAGCAAGATAAAATGTTCAATATTTTTAAGGAACATAAATGTAATGCGAAACTACTCAATGTCGAAAATGTTGCTCTTGTAAATAAAGCCATCGATAATGGATGTATGAAGGAGATTATAAAATTATCTGAAGCTTTGCATGAAAAGAAAATTTCTCAGATAGCTGATAAAATTCATGATAGGAAAAATTGTAAATTAGTATTGATTTCCGGACCATCTTCATCTGGAAAAACTACTTTTTCCAAAAGACTTTCATTGCAATTAAGATTGTTAGGGTATAAACCTATAGAGATTTCCCTTGATGATTATTTTGTTAATAGAGAATTTACTCCCAAAGATGAAAATGGTGACTATGACTTTGAAGATATCAAGGCTATTGATACTGATCTTTTCAATGAAAATCTTCTGAAACTTATGAATAATGAATCTGTTGATATGCCAAGATTTAATTTTTCTTCAGGTTCAAGAGAGTATAAAGGTGATGTCATTGTTCCGCAGGAAGGAAATATTTTTATTGTTGAAGGTATTCATGGTCTGAATCCTCGATTATCTACAAAAATTCCTGAAAAAAATAAGTTTAAGATTTATGTGTCAGCTCTAACTCAGATTTCTGTTGATAATCTTAATCGTATTCCAACAACAGATAATAGATTATTGAGAAGGATTGTTAGAGATCATAATTTTAGAAATAACTCTGCTCTGGATACTTTAAAAAGATGGCCAAGTGTGAGAAGGGGAGAGGAGAAAAATATTTTTCCTTATCAGGAGGAAGCTGATGAGATGTTCAACTCTTCTTTACTGTATGAGCTTTTAGTCTTGAAAAACGCTGCAGTACCTTTGTTAAAGGAGATTCCTGAAAAAGAAAAAGAATATGCTGAAGCGGTAAGATTATTGAAATTTTTATCTTATTTTAATTTTTATGACGCAAAAGATATCCCTCCGACATCAATTTTGAAAGAATTTTTAGGTGGTAGTAGTTTTTCTTACTAGGAAGGAATTAAAATGAAACTGTTTTTATCGCTTCTAATTATTTTCTCTTTTCTTTCGGCCTCTGTTGAGGTCGAAACTATTAAATCCAATAGCGAAATTTCTCTGTTTTCTGTGACTATTACTGAAGATTGCTCAAATGACTTTCATTATGTAAAAAAAATAATCGTGCCATCCAAAAATTTTGAATTTTCTGTTAAGGGAAGGAGTAAAGGAGATGTAAAAGTTTTGTACACAGGAAATGTAAGAAACTATTATACTGCTGCGATGGCTTTTGATGGCTCATTTACCAAGGGTGAGAATTTTGAAATAAAAATTATTCATAAAAGTTCTGTTAAGCAAAATTATAGAAAATCGTACGATCCTTTTTTTAAAGAGGATTATCTAAATTACAATGAAATGAAGAGTTATTCGACAAAAGTTGTAAATTCTTCCGGTTCAAAAAGCAATTATTTAAACAAAAAGTCATATACTATTTCTGTCAATGAAGATGGTTTGTACTATGTTGATCATTACGAATTTTTGAGAAGAGGGATTGATCTTTCATCTTATGATCCAAGAAAGTTCAGGCTTTTCAATGAAGGAGTAGAGATTCCTATTTTTATCAATGGTGAAAGCGATGGCGTATTTGACCTTTATGATTATATTGAATTTTACGGAACAAAAAATCTTTACAGATATCGAGACAGGCATCCTGACAGATATCTAGATATCGAATCGGAAGATAACAACTATATATTAGTTATTGATGATGTCGATGGATTACGACTTTTAGAAGAGGATGTTTCAATTTTAGAGGAAGATCCATTCAAACCTGATTATTTTAAAAAAAATGTACATTTCGAAGAGGATAATGTAAGAAATAACCTAAAATTTGTCCCAAAAAAGATCTCTCCAGACACCTATTTTTATACTGAAATAAGAGGTGGAGAAAATAAGTCAATACAATTTGAATTAGATAACATTGTAAAAGAAGATATAAAGGTAAAATATTCTCTGATTTCTATACTTTCAACAATGAATTACAATATCGGTTATGATTTAAATCTAACGATTAATAATAAAAATTTTAACACTTCGTGGATTGGTCCAGAACCACATGTTGATAGTGCTTACGTTGGACAGGATTATATTCTTGAGGGGAAGAATGAGTTTAATCTTATGAATATCAACGGGATAGATGAGGATATTCTTTTGAATTGGTTTGAGGTTGAATATGGATCTTCATTTACAGCTAAAGATGATTATCTTGAGTTTAATCAAGGTGGACGATCTGTTGCAGGTAATTTTATTGTTCCAACAGAAAAGATGTATGAGTTATCTATTGAAGGTTTTACAAGTGATGATATCTTTATTTACAAAAAAGGAGTATCCAAACTTACAAATTTTCAGATAAAAAGCTATAAGGACAAATTCAATCATCTTAGATATAAGGCTGTACTTCAAGATTTCATAGTTGACAGGGCTGACTATCTAGCCTTAAGTAAAGATAAAAAAATCAAACCGTTAAATATTGTAGAGAATGTTGTTTATACTAAGTCACTGAAAGAGATTTCAAATTCTGCAGATTATTTAATTATTTCCAGTGAAGAGATGTTGGAGTCTGAACTATTGGACGAGTATATAGAGAGAAAAGAGTCAAATCAATTTGGTTCTGGAAATATCATGACTGTGGATGTGAATCAAATTTTAATGGAATTCAGTAATGGTGAGTGGACTGGTGAGGCTTTGCATGACTTTTTTAAATATATGATAAGGTACTGGGAAAAACCTGCTTCTTACGTTCTTTTAATTGGTAATTCTTCCTATGATCATATCAAACATGGAGACGGGGATATTGTACCTTTAAAAACATTTCAACACTTTAACTATGGTTTCGTTGCATCTGATTATATTTATACAACTTTTGACGAGGAAGAAAATATTTCGGATATGACCGCTTTCCAATTTTATATTGGTAGACTGCCTGTAAGGACTGTAAATCAACTTGAGAATTTCTTAGTTAAAAGTGAGAGATATGAGAATATTACAGAGGATGGTCCAGATTATAGAAACAGGCTAAAAGATTTATAT encodes:
- the amrA gene encoding AmmeMemoRadiSam system protein A, whose protein sequence is MAERYISLARQSIENKLGLIEKVDSSFDDLKNIVGAFFVTLKIDNELRGCIGSMEAYRSVYDDIVGNALNAAFRDPRFLPLTADEYKRCKIEVSQLSPRTKISYKCYSDLKDIIKPSIHGVYLQKGYNSSTFLPQVWEELNDFDQFFFYLCKKGNLQFQDLMNGEIEIFIYTVNIFSEN
- a CDS encoding S41 family peptidase gives rise to the protein MKHIIINLIFLLSLYSVENDYYQDLSKSTDLFFDVYSQINSKYVDQIVPTELIDIGIKSMLESLDPYTVILQGNEKSHYDDLTNGKYGGIGIYIGVSGKDKRLTVISPIDDTPASKVGLRAGDQIFYIDDLSTDGMTTSDASNYLRGDEGSRVILKIKRASEDKLLDFEIIRETIKINNVPYSALLENNIAYIKVSQFSQGTPDDVRTELKKYIDQNASGVILDLRFNPGGLLKAAVDMCNIFVPKGLEIVSTRGKNDVVLSSYKTNSEPLDTEIPLVVLINESSASASEIVSGAMQDYDRGIIIGQNSFGKGLVQQIYSLTDTSAIKITIAKYYTPSGRLIQKKDYFSGSDEKVSAIEDFETVKNRRLVHSGNGIEPDVFVEAKTFSEFVAYLRMKNVFTDFVYDFYKDNNDFNYTGIDDGVFSEFKSYSLKFNSEFKTKSEIVLDSMVISLKDENLLKDYSKEIETLREKFTDHKTSLFDINSDDIKNLLETEFSVYNYGNSSKYTISLRDDPQVKKAVEILNDLNNFKTLLGYEEK
- a CDS encoding nucleoside kinase; amino-acid sequence: MKPVAIYCENNDNFYQFDPGTTLDEALQKIDIDKSGKIVGARVNNKIKDLSYTVYKPENIKFIDLHDPDGNRMYLRSLTFVLEKAVLDLFGKIKFKVKHSVANGLFCEVEGERFKLDSKTIESLKNKMESIVKDNIPFFRHEIQTEKAIKIFDDFGYTDKAELFRSRKNLYSSVYYLGNLPGYFYGHLVPSTSYLEVFDLMAYQDGILLMYPDTSDITKVKPFVKQDKMFNIFKEHKCNAKLLNVENVALVNKAIDNGCMKEIIKLSEALHEKKISQIADKIHDRKNCKLVLISGPSSSGKTTFSKRLSLQLRLLGYKPIEISLDDYFVNREFTPKDENGDYDFEDIKAIDTDLFNENLLKLMNNESVDMPRFNFSSGSREYKGDVIVPQEGNIFIVEGIHGLNPRLSTKIPEKNKFKIYVSALTQISVDNLNRIPTTDNRLLRRIVRDHNFRNNSALDTLKRWPSVRRGEEKNIFPYQEEADEMFNSSLLYELLVLKNAAVPLLKEIPEKEKEYAEAVRLLKFLSYFNFYDAKDIPPTSILKEFLGGSSFSY